The Candidatus Zixiibacteriota bacterium genomic interval TATTATCTTCGATATCGCCTCGCCAAGAGTAGCATTCTCGTCTATGTTTTCACTGACGGGGTGCATGAAATCCTTGACGCGCTGTCTTGAAGCCCTCCTGCAGTAGTCGGACAGATTATTCTGAAAGAACCGATAGTGATCCATGACGGATGACATGAACTGCTCAGTCACTCCGGCGCTAGCCAACCTGCTTGTATCTTTCATGAAGTCACGTCGCGGCTCAAGAGCCTTGAGAAAGGCCAACTGACCAAGTTTCCCGACTATATTGCCTGCGGCATCGACAGCAAGCACCGCCCGAAGGGGTTGCCTCTTCCTGTCCCGGCGAGCCTGAGCCTCCTCAATCGCGACAATTGCATCCAGCAGAGTGGCTTCCTGTGACACCACCGCGCACATTTCCAAAGGGATCATTATATCTCTGACGGTTTTGGTTTTCATGAAAACCTCCTGCCTTCATCGTACGAGCATGCATTGTGCATTTGATACTCCTCTATAGATCAATGACCATTTGACTTTGAGTCTAATGGAATTACCGCAGTAAACTCGCTACCCTTGCCGGGTTCGCTCTCAACGGTGATCTTGCCTCCAAGATTGCGCACAATGCCGTAACTGACCGACAGACCGAGACCGGTCCCCTTGCCGACCGCTTTTGTAGTGAAGAACGGCATGAATATATTCTCCAATTGTGCAAGCGTCATCCCCTTGCCAGTGTCGGATATGGCAATCATCACATAGTTCCCGGCACGCTTCGTCTTGATTCTTATCGTTCCCGGATTGTCCTCCATCGCATCGATGGCATTGTTTAGAATGTTCAGAATCACTTGCTCCAATTGGTTGCCATCTGTCAGAAGCTCAGGAATATCCGTGGCGTAAGTTCGAACAATCTTGATGTTCGAGACACTCAGCTCATGACCAAGCAGCCCATCGACGACTTCGTCGATCAGCCGATGAACATTCTGATGCCGCAGCTCAATGTCAGTCTTGCGGACAAAGCCTAGAAGTTTGCGCGTGATATCACGACACCTGAAGACCGACTCCTGTATTGAATCCAGGTAGTGCTTCAGTTCCTCCGGTTTTACAGGCTCTCCCAAACTCGGATCCATGAGGTCTTTCATCAACCCGGCTTCTTCATTTATGGATGCCAGCGGGTTGTTGATCTCATGTGCTATGCCGGCAGCGAGTTCTCCCACGGATGCTAGCTTGGCCGCGTGACTGAGTTGAGCCCTACTGGAATCTGAGTCTCTTTGAAGTTCCACTCGTTTCCGTGAACGATTGACAATCACAAAGAAGCCGGCCAGCACAAGAACTGCGGCAACCGATATCACTCGAAATCGAAAACCGGACAGCAGGCCGCTCTGTTTGGCTGCAGATTGTTGAACAATCAGGACCCAATCGACTGTACGGAGCCACGAGTAACCATACACGGATAATGAACCATTGATCCGTGTCTGTTCGGCACCTTGTCGAGGATCCTGAGGCGGCAGAACCGGTGAGGCTTCCAACGGGCGGCCGACACTCGACGCGACCAACTGAAAGTCACCGAGATGATTGAGGATTGACGTTACAACTTCCTGCGCACCATTGAGGGAGCTTATGTATTCGTACAGCCTCTCGGGATCGAGAGTCGCTCTCAAGACAACCACACCAGAATAAGTCACCCTGCTCACCGCAATTGTAAAATGAGGTTTCTGACGAAAGCCGAGATAAATATCCGTGACTATTGTGCTGGATTCGCCCTTTGTCAG includes:
- a CDS encoding CBS domain-containing protein is translated as MKTKTVRDIMIPLEMCAVVSQEATLLDAIVAIEEAQARRDRKRQPLRAVLAVDAAGNIVGKLGQLAFLKALEPRRDFMKDTSRLASAGVTEQFMSSVMDHYRFFQNNLSDYCRRASRQRVKDFMHPVSENIDENATLGEAISKIIQWECLSIPVTSGNKVIGLLRLSDLCQEVAENMKNLSE
- a CDS encoding ATP-binding protein, yielding MNLTWGTSADYYRDLRRKTILRLSAIYLSPVILLTAYFVLQYGAFISETERLHLRAIAESQANTLDLFMTERRVNLSNVIDNPKFPIPPTSSNMQDYLTELRRISEAFVDIGFFDSSGVQVAYSGPFPSLEKKSYSGEKWYSDLTKGESSTIVTDIYLGFRQKPHFTIAVSRVTYSGVVVLRATLDPERLYEYISSLNGAQEVVTSILNHLGDFQLVASSVGRPLEASPVLPPQDPRQGAEQTRINGSLSVYGYSWLRTVDWVLIVQQSAAKQSGLLSGFRFRVISVAAVLVLAGFFVIVNRSRKRVELQRDSDSSRAQLSHAAKLASVGELAAGIAHEINNPLASINEEAGLMKDLMDPSLGEPVKPEELKHYLDSIQESVFRCRDITRKLLGFVRKTDIELRHQNVHRLIDEVVDGLLGHELSVSNIKIVRTYATDIPELLTDGNQLEQVILNILNNAIDAMEDNPGTIRIKTKRAGNYVMIAISDTGKGMTLAQLENIFMPFFTTKAVGKGTGLGLSVSYGIVRNLGGKITVESEPGKGSEFTAVIPLDSKSNGH